Part of the Gemmatimonadota bacterium genome is shown below.
GTCCTCGTGTATACCCTGAAGCCCTTCGGCGAGATCACCTGGGTGCTCTGCCTCCTCTTCCTGATGTGCGGCGCCATCCGCCTGGCCCGGTACAACGTGATGACGCTGCGCCGCGTGGAGCGGATCAACCAGGAGAAGGATAACTTCATGGGCCTGCCGATTCCCGTGGCGGCCATCGCCGTGGCGTCCTACGTCATCTTCTGCTGGGACCGATGGGAGGAACTGCACCTGGAAGGCCCGTTCATGGGGTTCATGCTCGTACTGTCCATTCTCATGATCAGCCCCCTGTCCTACCGTACCCTGCCTTCCCTCGCCTTCAAGAGCAAGTGGTCCATCCTGAAGCTGATCGCCATCGCCGCGGCCCTGGCGGCCCTGGTCTGGAATCCGCAGCTCACGATCTTCCCCATCGTGCTGCTGTACATCCTCTCCGGCATCGCGGCCTGGGGCGTCCACATGGTCCGTCACGATGAGGACATGGCGCTATCCGTGGAAGAGTAAGGGAGTCCGGCCATGGCACAGCGTAAAGGGATGGGTCTGCTGGTGTTCTACATCCTGGTAGGCGCCATCGTCGGCGGGGTGGTCGGTGAGTTGATCGCACTCCTCTTCGGATACTTCATGCCCGGCAGCATGGTGGAGAAGTTCTTCCTGGAAGCCTTCGTCTACACTTTCCCGCCCGCCACACTGCCGCTCGTCATACTCTCCGTCACCTTCGGCTTCACGGTCAAGGTGAACCTCATCAGCCTCCTCGGGATCGGTTTCGCCACCTATTACTATCGCTGGTACTAGCACCCTGACGAGATGACGAAACCATTTTCAAGCGGCATCCATCCATTCCGAATTATCCTACCCTCGACACACAACCACCAGCGGCGGCCATACAGGAGGATAGAGCTGCGTTCGATCGTTAGGCTCGTCCAGCTGCCGATCGTGTTGGCGGTCGCGTTGTTTCTCACGGGCGGCTATGTTCACGCCGGCCAGGCAAATACCGCCGCGCAACCCGCCGGTTACGCATTCGACAGCTACGAAATCGACATCGGCCCGGCGGTCCGGCAGACGGTGCTGACGGGATACCTGCTGGGTGGTGAAACAGCGGAATTGGCCGTGGTGACGGTTGACGAGGACGGCAGCCGACGGTTGCGTATCTATGGTTACGAAGGAGAACCTAGTGAAGGCGGACCGGGAGAAGCTGAAACGCGTACGTCGTCCTCGGCGAACGGTA
Proteins encoded:
- the pssA gene encoding CDP-diacylglycerol--serine O-phosphatidyltransferase, translating into MKTWMRVALPNVFTLGSIFCGVSAIFYCIDGFNALTGDPGRAPWLIIAAALLDCIDGKVARFSQGATRFGIELDSLADVISFGVAPMVLVYTLKPFGEITWVLCLLFLMCGAIRLARYNVMTLRRVERINQEKDNFMGLPIPVAAIAVASYVIFCWDRWEELHLEGPFMGFMLVLSILMISPLSYRTLPSLAFKSKWSILKLIAIAAALAALVWNPQLTIFPIVLLYILSGIAAWGVHMVRHDEDMALSVEE
- a CDS encoding DUF4321 domain-containing protein, with amino-acid sequence MAQRKGMGLLVFYILVGAIVGGVVGELIALLFGYFMPGSMVEKFFLEAFVYTFPPATLPLVILSVTFGFTVKVNLISLLGIGFATYYYRWY